Part of the Janibacter endophyticus genome is shown below.
CATCACCTCGGCGGCCTGGTGGGACCTCGTCGACGAGATCGCCTCGCACTGCGTCGGTGACCTCCTCCGCGCCCGCCCGGAGGTCATGGCGCCGGTCCTGCGCGAGTGGTCACGAGACCCGGACCTCTGGCTGCGCCGGACGGCGATCATCAGCCAGCTCGGCTCGAAGGAGCGCACCGACCTCGACCTGCTGGCGTACGCGATCGAGGGCAGCCTGCAGGACCCGGACTTCTTCGCGCGCAAGGCGATCGGGTGGGCGCTGCGTCAGTATGCGCGGACCGACCCTGAGTGGGTCCGCGCCTTCGTCGACACGCACCGCAACCGGCTCTCTCCCCTGTCGGTCCGCGAGGCGCTCAAGCACCTCTAGCTGCGCTGGTGCTTCATCCGCTCCAGCCCTGCTGCGGCCAGCGCAGCGACGACGAGCACCGCGGCGGGCAGGAGCATCGACTCGGCGAAGGCCTGGGACAACCCGTCGACCACCCCCGGTGGCAGCGACTCGAGACCGGCCGCACCCCCTTCACCCATCGTGACCTCCCCGCCGGCCGGCCCGAGGTG
Proteins encoded:
- a CDS encoding DNA alkylation repair protein, producing MEVDGELQRVVRAALAAHADPERAAAQQRYMRSAMPFYGVPLPVVRGEVRRVVGEWPGLPAIRHLWDEASHREERYAAIAILRLPVCRPWVRDPTTGYLDLLRHLITSAAWWDLVDEIASHCVGDLLRARPEVMAPVLREWSRDPDLWLRRTAIISQLGSKERTDLDLLAYAIEGSLQDPDFFARKAIGWALRQYARTDPEWVRAFVDTHRNRLSPLSVREALKHL